The following are encoded in a window of Aquipuribacter hungaricus genomic DNA:
- a CDS encoding single-stranded DNA-binding protein, with product MAGETIVTLVGNLTGDPELRFTPSGSAVANFTIASTPRTFDRQSNEFKDGETLFMRCSIWREAAENVAESLTKGTRVVVTGRMKSRSYQTKEGESRTVIELEADEIGPSLRYATAKVNRTQRGGGGGGGFGGGGQGQGAPQQGGQDRGQGGGGQGGGGGGWSAPGSSQGGQQGGGYADPWATGPASGGYSGSDDEPPF from the coding sequence GTGGCCGGAGAGACCATCGTCACGCTGGTCGGCAACCTGACCGGTGACCCGGAGCTGCGGTTCACCCCGTCCGGCTCGGCGGTCGCCAACTTCACCATCGCCAGCACCCCCCGCACGTTCGACCGCCAGTCCAACGAGTTCAAGGACGGCGAGACGCTGTTCATGCGCTGCTCCATCTGGCGCGAGGCGGCCGAGAACGTCGCGGAGTCGCTCACCAAGGGCACCAGGGTCGTGGTCACCGGGCGCATGAAGTCGCGCTCGTACCAGACCAAGGAGGGCGAGAGCCGCACCGTCATCGAGCTGGAGGCCGACGAGATCGGCCCGTCGCTGCGGTACGCGACCGCCAAGGTCAACCGCACGCAGCGCGGCGGTGGCGGCGGCGGCGGGTTCGGCGGCGGCGGCCAGGGTCAGGGTGCGCCCCAGCAGGGCGGCCAGGACCGTGGCCAGGGTGGCGGCGGCCAGGGCGGCGGCGGTGGCGGCTGGTCCGCACCCGGCAGCAGCCAGGGCGGCCAGCAGGGCGGCGGCTACGCCGACCCGTGGG